From Anopheles maculipalpis chromosome X, idAnoMacuDA_375_x, whole genome shotgun sequence:
CAAGACGATTTAGTGCCTGCATCGTGACCGGCATCCTGCAAAGTATAGCAACAAAATACGACAGACGGAACtatttcctcctttttcctatttttctttaCTGTAAAAACAACCACCCCCTCTCCCAAACCCAACTCCCACCCATTGCTAAAACCATACATTATATGCTTCTCCCCATATTCTCTATCCACCCCACTAGCGTGCACTATCGTTTCTAAACAACGATGGCAACCTACGGCACAACAATGTATCGGTTTGGTCGGTATTTGTTAATACATCTGGCGAATGGAAGCTGGGCGGGCTGGAGTACGTTTCCTCCACCGAGCTACCGGTGGTACCACCTATCAAAATACCACCCTCGCTAGAAATTTACGATCCGCCGGAAAAGAGTGACGCGAACAAGCTAAAAACCGCCACCAAATGTTCCAGCGACATGTGGGGCCTGGGCTGTCTGGTGTGGGAATCGTTTAATGGGCCACTGAAAACGAGAGGAAACCTGAAAAACATCGAAGGCGTAAGGCATACGAAACCCCCCGGCGAAAAGGGAAGAAGCAGCGTTCTCATCggatttccatttttcgttcGACAGATCCCAAAATCATTGGCCCCTTTGTATTGTGAGCTTGTCGGGGCGGCTCCGGCTAGTCGACCGAATCCTGCGGACGTCATTACCAAATGCCGCAAACCGGgaggatttttcaaaaacgaTCTAGTAGACTCGCTACTATTTCTGGAGGAAATTCAGATTAAAGACAAGGTGGAAAAGATGCGATTTTTTAGTGCACTTACAGCACAGATAGACAATTTTCCTGATAATGTTTGCAGGTATGTGTGAGAGCttcttattttttgcttcattatttGGTTTATTAAAGCAATTACGTTTTTGCAGGcacaaaattcttccccaaTTAATAACGGCCTACGAGTATGGTGATGCCGGATCGGCAGTGTTAGCCCCTATGTTTAAGGTAATAATCACATATATTtctccctattgacaaaagtACCTTGATAAGCACTATTAACCATTATTTCAATAACCACCTACCGGGATAattggtgtattttttttacaaaaatattcaatataGCGGAGCTAACAACTTCAAACTTTGGAATGcctagaaaaacatttttttatcatacagcaaaaaccaaaatttttggagtttttaaaataaacttttatttttatgtgccATTTATACTCCTGCTTTCCATGACCACCTTCCCAGGTAGGTCATATATTTTCTATAGGTGTTTGTATTTTATCGTATTATAAAACTTGTATCTTTTGATCTGCTGCTCGTCacatttgcatgaaattttcGAGGAAAGATGAGACTATTTGCTGTCGAGCTAATAAAATTTAGTTGAGAACttttaaaattccttttctttgtatttttcaCTTCCAAAGCTGTAGTCTCCTTGCATCTTGCAATACCAATTGTTCGCTGACCAGCGTTTTTATTTGATAATGGACAATCTTTGTGTtgtaaaacttatttatttggtTTAAAACAGCCGTAAAAATGACTTATGTAAGCATTTTGTTGTGCAATATAGTGGAATTTGGATATGACTTCAAATATCTCGTAATGATTatattataataaatttttgcATATTCTCTCCCGTTTTTTTGGTTATATAAATGATTATTCCATGCCTTGCTTGTTTTAAAAGAGATTCAATGCATTATCGGCATACTCATACGGACAAATTTTATTCATAACGGGGTATaagcttttcatttttatcaatCCTACACTAATTAATCTACTGTTTTATTCACCATAAATAAtagttataatttttttttataaaaaagtaaaattagtTTAATTATGTATATTAACCCCTTCATAGTTTTGCCCACGACTGGTTCGGGCAAGCGGATTTTTTTACTGCTTTGACAGGGATTGTCTCGGGCAGTTTTAATGTCGCCAGTTTATTTgctgttattattgtttttgtgaaaCATTTATCTTTCTTTGGTCTATACCATAAActacaaaaagtaaaataaaataaaataaactctgAGACAATTGTTTGAATCATTTTTGCaaaatgatgatgctgttaaGGTTTTAACTgaattaattgctttttacCTTGGGGTAAGCCCAACTAGAGGTTCTACAAAACGGAAAATGCATAACCCTGTACAAAAAGAACGTATCTTTGGCGCTTGGTACGCTACTGTAGATGTAAGGAAGTTTCAGCTTTGAAAGCGAGAAATAAACAGAAgaataattgttaaaaattcttatctaaatataatttgtttgatagcaatacggctaggccgttcttacgagaaataattataatttaataaaaataatagatTATAAATAGCCTTTCTTGAAAATATCACGCAAATACGACGAGATGATCAAAAGATACTAGCTTTACATTCTGAAAAATTACTAACTCCCATACAAAACGTAAAGCCTACACTTTCAGGCGGTCGTAGATGTAAGGGGTGTCagtaaaaaaacggaaaaaaattttagaaatcaatttaaaaatcttcataTTGCACAAAAATGAGTTGATCTAcgcataatttttttataacggAATTAAAGTGCAAAACCTTCCCAGGTATGCAGTTATTGACAATATAGTTAAtaggcagatttggtcaataatACTGTTACATTCACACCTCTAATAGCTTGTTCTTTCCATTCACTACAGCTGGGACGTTTGCTTGAGGAAGCAGAATATCAGAAGCGTATAGTGCCATGCGTTGTGAAGCTGTTTGCATCGACCGATCGTGTTACACGGTCACGCTTGCTGCAGCAGCTCGATCTGTTTATTTCGCATCTGCAGCCCAACGTGGTGAACGATCAGATATTTCCGCAAATAGCGCACGGTTTTCTAGATACCAATCCAACAATTAGGGAACAAACCGTGAAAGTAAGTCTCAATACATTAAATTAACGCTTTTTAATGAGGCACGctttggggcggcccggtggtgtaggtgacagtggcgccggtaaCTACGCGCCAGGCcgttcctcaaaaaaaaaaaagaaggcacGCTTTAAAcgtatatgtgtatgtgtgtgttcatattttgttttttccaacTAGTCAATCATCCATATAGCACCAAAACTAAATTACAACAATTTAAACGTTGAAGTACTGCGCCATTTTGCCCGACTTCAGTCACGTGATGATCAAGGCGGTATTCGAACGAATACAACGGTGTGTCTAGGGAAAATTGCGCCCCATTTGCATCCGcaggtaaataaaaaatcgtcTCTTCTAGTGCTTTCACATTCGACAACATATTAACGAATGACTTACTTGGACATTGTTCATTTTCCCAACAGGTCAGGCAACGGGTTCTGGTATCTGCATTTATACGTGCGATGCGTGATCCGTTTCCACCGTCTCGTGTGGCCGGTATACTGGCGCTCGCAGCTACCCAGCAGTACTTTCTACTGAACGAAGTTGCCATCCGCATATTGCCCGCTTTATGTCCGCTCACGATGGATCCGGAGAAATCGGTACGCGATCCTGCCTTCAAAACGCTTCGTGGATTTCTCGGCAAACTGGAAAAGGTATCGGAAGATCCGAGTCTGCGCGAGAGTATGGGTAAGAAAAATAGTTTCCGCACTGTGTTGCATTATATACCCATTTCTGttttttaaaatgcaatttacaTTACAGAGGCTGACGTGCATACGGCTACCCCGTCGCTAGGAAATGCGGCCGCGACCTGGGCCGGCTGGGCAGTGACAGCGGTTACCGCCAAATTCTACCGCAGCCAAAGTGACACGGCCCGCCCGAGGCCACCACTAACTGGTAAAACATTGAGTAAACCTGCTTCTTTGGGTATGTAGCAAACTGCTGCCTCACCAATCAATCATACATTTTCTATACCCCCTTCTGTACAAACCATCAGCATCACAATATTGCATCAAAGTgcttttttaagttgtttgcTATTACGAGTCATTCTTACGATATTGTTTCTTCACTTGCAAAAATGTTCGCTTCTTAGATATCCTGTTTTGATGTCAGTTGCTATTTTGACAATACCATTTCttctgactttttttttgcgggatTTTCATTTACAGAGCAACCTTCAAGCAGTAGCATATCAACTACGACCAGCAGTGTTACGTCGATGACCTCGCTAGAACACGAAAGCGCCGACACATCCGCCTCGGCAAGCGATTATGGGCCCGATAATTGGGATCAAGAAAACTGGGGCGATATGGATGTGAGTAATTGatgtctgctttttttttcgaacacaTCCCATATTACATAAATATCCAATGCACAGACTTCACAGGATCCAAGCAGTCCAATGGCTGGCACGTCTAATCAGCTAACGACGAACTTAAATATGGTCGGAAGTGTCAGCGACATGCGTGACGGTTGGGATAACGAAGACTGGGGTAGCCTTGAAGAAGATCCGGTAGGTGTAAGTTTTACTTGCAAGCTCTCGCCGATGATTGCCTTTAGAAAGCCTTTCCGCAATTTGCCGATTACTCACCTACACTGTGTAAAAAATTGTCCGTACAGTATAGACCAATGTAAagaatcttttaaaaagagatttaaaacttttcaaaaaggTTTCTAAACTTCATGCGTTCAGTgctttttgtaacttttttgTAAGTAAGTGCTTGTAATGACGTAAAGTTCACCCAATATTTAGACAAAAACTGttcttactaaaaaaaaactcatctgtgcgaagcttttgaaatatttattatgaaaatagtatttatttcgtttgggTTTTTAGGTTGTGTCATGCGTGGCAAAAGTGCAACTTATAAACTTTAAACAGTGGTTTCttaagaaacaaaagcaacgatGCGATTGTCTAACTTGCaaagtaattatttttgtatattaAGAGTTTTCTCTAGAAAATCGACCGTTTCACATATCGCAATCCCGGTTAAAATTCGAATACTGATCATTGATCTTAGGAATTAAGGCAAAAGAGTGTCCAAAATTGCAGACGTAAAACATGAAAGCGATTTTTAGTTCGAAATGTGAATCAAATGTTCTAGAAGACCGCCATCCAGATAAGGCTCACCAAATTTCGCAAACGCATTATCCAACGGGAAATTAAACAAAGTCCTAAGTTTGGCATCCCCAAACATGAAGACAGTCTGACACTGTACACGGATTTCAAAAATAGTCCGCAAACAGTACGGAATGTTACTTATAAAGAAGGATATCGAGGTTACTTTGCACGGATGGAGCCGGTTAGAGCGTAAGAGTATGACCCAAAATTCCTTGGTCAAACCAGACAGCAAATTGCACCAAAAACTTGACGCTTATTAATTCTACAATGGATCGGTTCACGTATTTAAACATTCTGCAAAACAACTTGAAAGCAAATATGCTGTAAAATTTAGCCCACAGATCTCATTCTCAGTTTGATCAAGATATTGAT
This genomic window contains:
- the LOC126568086 gene encoding N-terminal kinase-like protein encodes the protein MWSFFSRDSSKDFPYEIGEQVQQFDTKSIWSLHRGKRKGTNDEVSVFTYDIKNGSDIKLELAKAALKRLKTLRHPSILQFLDSLETDKVLYVATEPVEPLGTHIGKLAAEGPQRDLYLAWGIFQITRALSFLNNDGNLRHNNVSVWSVFVNTSGEWKLGGLEYVSSTELPVVPPIKIPPSLEIYDPPEKSDANKLKTATKCSSDMWGLGCLVWESFNGPLKTRGNLKNIEGIPKSLAPLYCELVGAAPASRPNPADVITKCRKPGGFFKNDLVDSLLFLEEIQIKDKVEKMRFFSALTAQIDNFPDNVCRHKILPQLITAYEYGDAGSAVLAPMFKLGRLLEEAEYQKRIVPCVVKLFASTDRVTRSRLLQQLDLFISHLQPNVVNDQIFPQIAHGFLDTNPTIREQTVKSIIHIAPKLNYNNLNVEVLRHFARLQSRDDQGGIRTNTTVCLGKIAPHLHPQVRQRVLVSAFIRAMRDPFPPSRVAGILALAATQQYFLLNEVAIRILPALCPLTMDPEKSVRDPAFKTLRGFLGKLEKVSEDPSLRESMEADVHTATPSLGNAAATWAGWAVTAVTAKFYRSQSDTARPRPPLTGKTLSKPASLEQPSSSSISTTTSSVTSMTSLEHESADTSASASDYGPDNWDQENWGDMDTSQDPSSPMAGTSNQLTTNLNMVGSVSDMRDGWDNEDWGSLEEDPNETELNEKDEDEHNQAQQKAASHMANPSAMLSNVGSSINSSGRSGFGGGGGGSSSSNSTTTNNTTSSSVTDSSTVKASSNNSSSSSTCTSTNTSNSNNNTIANHISSPSKMIALKNMNNLLNTGSSNSNQLTGWNNGGSAAGDGWGDGEFESLDEPSAGGNAKMDEARRKREEKKMQRQRELEAKRAARTGSGGGPMKLGAKKI